GTCGTAGCGTTCTGCGAGGGTTTCTGCCCTCCGCTGGTCGACTGCGCGCACTACGGTAACCACCCTGCACCGTCCTCGTCCTGTCCGGTTGATGAGGGCCCGAACGGCCTTCTTGTCGTCGTGCGGCTTGAAGAACGACGCGGTGTCTACCTTGACGAAGTACGTCTCGACCTCGTAGTCCACCGAGTCGGACGTTGTCTCTAGCGTGTCGAGCACCTGGGCCTCGGCGGCTAGTGGCAGGAGGGCAGCGGTGAGCAACACGGCAACCGTTCGCACGACCGGTAGGCGGACGTCCGGTGGAGAAGGGGTCGGAATGAGCACAAGGGGGAAGAAGAGAGGGACTTTTGCTCGAAAGACAGTTGGGGGGTGACAACGTAGTCATCGTACTCAATCAAGGGAAAAGCCATCTCCTCGAGAGGCCACGACGGCGATTGACCAGCCATGCCGTTGCCAGGGGAAATCCATCATGCCGGAATGTCGATGCCCTCGATAAGGCGGAGTGGAATGTCCCTCTCTTCGCCGCCGGCACTGATCACGCGCACTGTAGGCATAGAGGCCGATCGGTCATCGACGCGCTGAACTGTCTTTGCGGCGACGACGGTCTCTGGGAGGGTTAGGAGGCAGGGACGAGGCTGCCGCTCGAGCTCGAGAAGCTGTTGGTACACCTTTGCGTTGAGCTGACCCATGCGGCGTCTGCGTGCCCTGAATGCCTTGATTTGGGGACCGTAGATGGCATGCGCGCCCTCAGGCGAGTGATCCCGGTCCCCCACCAAGAAAATAGAAGAGGCCACATAGACACGAGGGGAGCTTCAACTCTTCTTCTGACCCGCACCTACGGTCGGCAGGTCAAGGCCACCGCGGTAGATCTGTGGCGTACACGGGGCTTGCGCTCTATGGCGGAGCGGGCCTCCGATCTGCCTCATAACCGCAAAGACGTGTTAGCCCAAATCTTTCCAGACGTTAACGCTGTTATTGCACGGTGCGCTGTAAAATCACGGGTCTCTTCGGGAGCAGCCTTGGAGCGGTGCCGCTGACTCATGTGTGTTCGTGAGAACTGGGTCGCCTTCCCACTTTGGAAGTCCTGGTGGAGAACAAGAGGTGTTTCTCCTTGTCATTTCAACGCCTCCGTTTTCGCGTACGACAATCTGTACGTTCGGCCGACTACGAGGGCAATAGGAAGCTTCCTCGTGTTCGTTCAGGATGGTCCGTTCGCACACGGACCTGTGTCCATCCGCACCATCGATCTCGTCTCCGCTCGTCCGCAGAGTGATCTCTGCCACTAGACGAGGAACAAGTGGCCCGAGGAACCCTCGGCCGTGCCTGATTCCCGGTCTGGGCCTCCGCCTAACGTTGTATTTAATCCCCCGACCCCTGAGTTCTCATGGATGACGCCCGCCCGAAGACGGTACAGATCTTTCTTCCCGACGGGAATGCCCAGAGCCTCCGGGTCGCCGAAATCACCAGTCGCACCGTGCAGGCGGTGCAGATTCCCCGTCAGAAGCTCGGCGTGGCCGAACAACGCGACGAGGTGCATCGGGTTGGGGTGTACTTCCTGTTTGGCGAGGTCGGGGACGACGCGAGCAAACCCCCGGCGTATGTTGGAGAGGCGGAGAACTGCCTACAGCGCATCGTCGGGCATCACCGGCGAAAAGACTTCTGGACGACCGCCGTCACCATCACGTCGAAGACCCGCAGCTTCACAAAGGCCCACGCCCGGCGTCTGGAATACGACTGCATCCGCACGGCGCAGAAGGCCCAGCGCTTCCGGCTTCAAAACACCCAGACGCCCGCGGAGCCGCACATTCCCGAGGCGATGCTGGCAGAGCTGCGGGACAACTTCGGGACCATCGAGACGCTTCTTTCAATGCTTGGCTTTCCAATTCTCAACCCGCTGCCCACGGAGAAGGATACCAGCAACGGGCAGACCAAACTGTACTGTCAGGGAAACGGCGCGAAGGCCACGGGCGAGTACACGGAGGATGGTCTCGTGGTCTTTGAAGGATCGACGGCCCGTTTGGAGACGACCCCATCAGCCCCAGAGGCGATCGAGCGACGGCGGAAGAATCTCCGGGCAGATGGGGTTTTGCAACGCCAGGACGACCGGCTCGTCTTTCGGGAGAACCACGCCTTCAATTCGCCGAGCGCTGCCTCCGGTGTCGTGCTTGGCCGATCGAGCAACGGATGGAGTGAGTGGGCGGACGACGCCGGACACACGCTCGATCACCTGGAACGCTGATCAGACTGCCCGCTGCCGTTGGGCACAGAGACGGATGTGGGGTTGATCGCTGCGCGAGAGAGATTCCCCTGAACCTGCCGTGGATGTGACACCCGCCCACGACTGACCTGAGGATTCCAAAGCCCCTCAGCAGAAGCAGAGAACTGTGATAATAAATTTTATCATGCATATGTGCACCGGTCTGCCTGTAGAAGACCTCGCGGGAATCTGTCGGAGCACTTGAGTCAATTCTCGTGTAGACCATACTACAGTCGCCCCAAGACAAAGCATGTGTGATAGAGCGGAAACTCTAGACGGCAGCGGACTGGTGCGTATTCTGTGGCCCAAGCGGAAGACTTGAGATCATCGGCCCCAGGGCGGTTCCGCAGGGTGGACGTGAGTCACGGCAAGCCAGAAGCGGAGCCCACACCGAATGGGCTGCTGGACATGCCCCCACCGCGGAGAGCTTCCTGGTGCGTATCCCCCATCTCTTCTGAACTCCTTAACGATGAGCGGCCACGACACCGACGGCACGTCTGGAGGGGACACGCAAAAAGA
This is a stretch of genomic DNA from Salinibacter grassmerensis. It encodes these proteins:
- a CDS encoding GIY-YIG nuclease family protein codes for the protein MDDARPKTVQIFLPDGNAQSLRVAEITSRTVQAVQIPRQKLGVAEQRDEVHRVGVYFLFGEVGDDASKPPAYVGEAENCLQRIVGHHRRKDFWTTAVTITSKTRSFTKAHARRLEYDCIRTAQKAQRFRLQNTQTPAEPHIPEAMLAELRDNFGTIETLLSMLGFPILNPLPTEKDTSNGQTKLYCQGNGAKATGEYTEDGLVVFEGSTARLETTPSAPEAIERRRKNLRADGVLQRQDDRLVFRENHAFNSPSAASGVVLGRSSNGWSEWADDAGHTLDHLER